The Bdellovibrio bacteriovorus W nucleotide sequence ACCTTGATGGGCGACGCCCAGAAGGGGTTCATTTTTCCAGTCCTAAAGAAGATGCTCAGCGCCGAGATTTTACCGTGAATGCCTTGTTTTACGATTTCGCTTCTCAGCAGGTGATTGACTATGTTGATGGACAAAAAGATCTCCAGTTAAAGATCTTAAAAACTGTGGGGCGACCTGAAGATCGTTTTAAGGAAGATCATCTAAGAATTCTGCGGGCCGTCCGCTTTGTCGCTCAGTTAGACTTTTCTTTAGAAGCCGAAACTTCGAAGGCAGTGCGAGGCATGGCATCGGCCGTCACGACGGTCAGCTCCGAAAGAATCTCTGAAGAGCTGGTTAAATTGTTATCGAGTCAGCATGTAAAAAAAGGCCTGGAAGCATTGCAAGAGCATGAATTGATGCGGGTGCTGTTTCCGTTTCGCCAAGGTGATGTGAGTTGGCAGGCCCCAAAGGGGGCTTTGAATAGTTATGAGTTGCTCACTTTGTTTTTTGAACCCTGCCCTAGGAGTGAACTCAGTGAGAGATTAAAGTCATTGAAGTTATCCGTAAAGGCGATGCGTTTTATTGAAAACTCTTTGAAAGTTTTAAAAGATCCAACGGAGTTTTTTGCGATGACGCAAGGACGGCAATTGGAAAAACTTTCTGTAGAGGGAGTTTCGTTTGCGTTGCGCTGCCTCCGTGACAGGCAAAGAGAGAGCTTTTATAAGCAGGCAGAGTTCTTGTTGAAGACTTTCAAACAGTGGAATTCAGAGCTGCCAGCACGATGGGTAAATGGCGAAGACTTAAGGTCAGCGGTGCAAGGGCCATTATTGGGAGAAGCTCTGCAAGACGTCTATGAACGCCAGCTTGAAGGAAGGTTTCAGAATCCACAGGATGCTTTAAAGTGGGTTCGCGAGAAGTATGTTAAGGGAGTGTCTTCATGATTCAAACACCGAAAAGCTCGACACGGCTGAATGCATTTATCATAGATAGTATCTTACGTTGGATCATGGTTTTGCCTTTCTTGAGGCCTCTGTGGGGAGTTCTTGAAGAAGAAGAGATCAGCATATCTTTGTGGTATGTGATCTTTATTGCTCTATTTTGGCTGATCTATGACTTCGTCTTTTTAGCCCTGTTTCAAGCAACTCCAGGTAAGATTTTAATGAGCTTGCGCGTGGACTCTAAAGAGGGAAAAGAGCTAACTTGGCAGCAGGCTTTTTTGAGAGTTTTTGCGACTCGTATGACTTTCTTTTTGGGAATAGGTCTTTATGCGACAGCTTTATTTTCCAAGGAGCGGCGTCATCTCTTTGATTGGTTTGCAGAAACGAAAGTGATTACTGAAAAACCTGTTCAAGAAGAGTTTCGCAAACATTGGGTTTTTGGAACCTTAGTCATTTTGTTTTATTTGAGTGATGGTCTATTTTATTCAGCAGCGCTCATGTCTAACATAGACTGGAAGAATTTTATTCTGACTTTTTAAGAAGGGTTGAAACCCTGCTTTAGGGTTTACTTGAAGTCTAGAGAGACAAGCTAGCCGCTTTTTTTGCTATTCCCGTTGAAATAAGAAGATCCGTTTCATTCTTACCAGAGATCACATCGTCTTTAAGTGTTTCAATGGCGTCCATCGGTGTTTTGCCTTTTATATCATCATCGAGTGACGTCAGTTGTAAGAAGCTAAACGAATAAATAAGAAGCTTTCCGAGGTCAGAGATTCCATCGTTGGTAAGAAAACGGGGAAAACCTTTGCCGTTGGATTTTTCTCGGTGTTGAGCGATCGCATCAGCAACAGCCGCTGAGATCGGAACTTTTTTGGTTTTAATCATATTCACAGAGCGGTCAGGATAGAGTCTAAACTGCATATCATCTTCTGGAGTCAGCTCTGGCTCAGTGAAAACTGAAGATGGAAGTTGTGAAAGGCCGATATTGTGGAGAAGGCCTGCAATAGCGGCATCTTCTCTTTTTTCAAGCGGCCAACCCAATACCTGAGCAAAGAAAGCGCCATAAGCTGCCATGCAAATGCAGTCATGGTAAAGAGTGCGTGTGTTGCCAGAATATCTAAAGATCTCTTGAAAAGCTTCTGTGGCAGAGTTTTCTTTGAGAAGATCGAGATCCTGAATGATGTTTTTGCAGCTCTCCAGAATCTCGCGTCCTTCGGTAAAGTCCGTTGTTCCGCCGTTTAGGAATCTTGACATAAAATGATAGATCGTTTTTTTAGACCGATGAAACTTTTCTGTCATAGAAACGGGGATTGAAGAGTTTCTAAAACTCATCACCGTGCGCGCATACTCAAAAAACTCTTTTCTTTGAGTTTTTTTGATATACATCTGCTGACTCAGGCTTTTGAACTTGTCGATGTGCTTTTGCTCAACTCGGTCACCAGCGCGACGCAAGAGTACTGTTTTGCGATTAGCAGGCAGGTGAACGTAGATATCAAAGTTGATATCCATTTCTGGTTCCATATCGCGCAAATCAACAGGCATCAATGCAGTGATTGGAATGTGATCACCTGAAATGTCGACGGGAGCTAAATCAAGAACCATGTCCGATAAAAACTCTCGGTCAAAATGGAGATGCATTACTTCATCAGCGCCATTCTTCTTAATCAACTTAAAGTCGATACCCATTTCAGAAGTGTGAAGAACAATGACCTTGCAATCGGGGAAGGTCATTTTGGTCGATTGAGTCCACTCATTGGCGATCGTGTTGCCTTTACGGCCATCTAGAATCGCTAGTTTCGGGGTATACTCTGCCTCTAAGACTTGATCGATGGCAGAGGCGTGGTGGAGTTTGTATGGATAAAACCCATCTAGAATCCCAGCAACGGTATCTAAGAAGGAAGTCTCTGGACTTCCCACTAAGACATCGACGCTAGGATTGTTATGGGTATTACTCATTGAACAGAAATTTCTACGTAGAAAGTCGCGTTGTTTGGCAGATTAAAAGGGATTACTAAAGTTGCGCCTTTATCTGCTTGAGTGATTTTAAAATCACCAGAGATCACAGTCGGGATGGCCATTTCAAATTTGTATCCCAATTGATTCAAGCTTGTCTTTGCGCATCCATAAATCATATTGGTCATTTCGCCAACGGCATCGGAAACTTCGTGATTAATCTCTGTGTACTTTTCTCCCAACATATTTTCAAGAATGTGGAAGATGCTATCTCGACCATAGCTAATAACAAGAGTGCCTTTAAGGGGTGGAGCAACCATTCCCACCATGCCAGCAATCTCGCCTTTGCATTTGAATTCCCTCTCGATGAAAGGTTTTCCTGGCTGGGCGTCAGTCTGAGCCATGGTCTTAAGTGTTGTCGTTACGCCCTCTACAAAGGCGGTAATTAATTTTTTATCAAAGAGTGGATTGAGGGGTTCAATTTTTGGTGCGCCCATTTAAAGTTCCTCTTAAGATGCTTTCGCTGTTGCTTGTGGGTTGTGTTTTGCCCAGACTCTTTCCATCTTGGCTTTCAATGTTGCAGAGTTAAATGGTTTCACCACGTAGTCTGACACTCCGGCTTTAGCCGCCTCAAGAATATGTTTTTGTTCAGACTCTGCAGTTACCAGCATAAAAGGAGTGGATTTGAAGCGAGGGTCGGCTTTGCAGGCCTTTAAAAGGTCAATTCCTTGCATTCCAGGCATGTTCCAGTCCGAAATTACAAAGCTGTATGGTTGCCCTGCGTCGTGAGCAGACTGAATAAGTGGAAGAGCCGTTTTGCCGTCATCGGCCTCGTCGATATTTGAGTAGCCAAGCTCATTAAGTACTTTTTTAATGATTTTTCGCATAGTTGCGAAGTCATCGACGACTAAAAAACGCGCCTCTTTCGGAAACATAATAACTCCTGTGCATGTTGTTTGTGTAAAATTCACATGCTTATCGGTCTAGTTTTTTAAAACTAGAGTCCAAAGCTATTGCGGAAATCCTAAAAGCTTGTCAGACTTTATTACAGGTGGTCTTGCTACACATGGACATGAGTCCTAGGTAGCGTAGGTTTAGTTTAGTGTGTGTTTTTAAAACAAACAATTTAGCGGGAGGGAGCAAGGATGCTCAGAGATGTCCTCATTCAAAAAGGTCTTTCAAACAGAGAAGCAGAAGTTGCTGAGCTTGTTTCTAAAGGCTTGTCCAACAAGGAAGTTGCGAATCAGCTTTTTGTTACTGAAAAAACAGTAAAATTTCACCTTACAAACATCTATAAAAAGATGAACGTGAAATCTCGTGCACAACTTATCGTATGGTGCTTACCTCACCTTGGTTTTGTTGAAACTGAAGTGCGCGCTGAGAGCAACAATCAGAATGCAGCCTCTGCATCTGCTTACAATAATAACAATACAACTCAAACGATTCCTGCTGGTTCTGCAACTGTTGCAGGGACGACAACTCTTCCAGGTGGTGGAATGAACCGTAACGGTAATTCTGACATCGGTATGGGTGGAATCTAATTAGCTTGTAATTAGCTGATAGATTTTGAAGCGCAGCTCGAAGGGTGTTAAACTCTTTCGGACTGCGCTTTTTTTATTTGTGCTTACGGGAGTTTTTATGCAAGCAAAACCAGTTTCTGCATCTCAAGTGACGATGACTCAATTAGTTCTTCCTTCTCATACAAATGCCATGGGCAGTGTTTTCGGTGGAACGATCATGTCGTGGATTGATATTGCAGCAGCAATTGCAGCGCAAAGACATTCTAATAAGGAAGTGGTCACAGCAAGCATTGATAAGCTGGATTTTGTGGCGCCGGTTTATATCGGATGGGTTGTGAACTTAAAAGCCAGTGTGAATTTCACTTCGAGAACTTCTATGGAAGTGGGGATTCGTGTTGAGGCGGAAAATCCTAAAACAGGTGAGATGTTTCATACGGCCTCTGCTTATACGACTTTTGTGGCTCTCGGCTCGAATGGTAAGCCAACGCAGATTCCAGAACTTGAATTGGAGTCAGAGGTGGATCGTCGTAGATTTGAAGCGGCAAAGGTTCGCAGACAAGTTCGCCTTGAACAAAAAAAAAGCCCTAAATAGGGCTTTTTTCTTTTAACGAGTTCTCGTTTTTTAAAACTATTTACAAAGAACCTTAATCCATTCGATTGTTTCTTTGGCTTGTTTGGTAAGCGGTGGGTTTTCACCTCTTCCCATGCTGTCGCCAGCTTCGACGGACAGGCGGGCTTGGCCACATTTTTCCGCGTTGGGTTTGCTTTGTTCTTTGGCGAGAGTGAAAGCGGGCTCTAGGGTTTCAAAGAGTAAAGAGATATCTTTTTCGATAGAGCCAGCCTCGTCTGGAGTTTCTTTTTCGAATTCATCCAGGGATTTTTTAAAATCTGTTTCTAGCTCAAGAATCAGTTGAGTTCTTTTGTTAAAGTTCTTTTCTTTGCTCGCTTTTTTGTGAAGCTCTTTAGAAGCCTTATAGAAATCTTCCACGGAGACAAACTCCGCTTTTTCTTTTGCAAAAGCCAAGGAACAAGTTAGGAGTGTGGCAATCAGGATTACTCGACGCATGAGTCACCTCGTTTATCGGAATCAGTAACGCCTGTATTTTTATAATGTGCAAGCAGTTCGTTCATTTTGCTTTCTGTCTGGCGAACATAGGCACTTTCGGCAATGATTTTTTGTTTTACAGTTGCTGGGCTGGTCGAATTATTCACACGTAAGCTGCGAATCAAAGATCTTGCTTGGGCAGGGCCTCCCGGACCGTAGGCAACGAGTGTGAAGTAATTAAGAGTGTCGGTGTCATTAGCAAGGCGTGAAGATTTCTGTGCAAGTGCTGGTTTAATAATACGATCTCTGGTGTAGACGTAATAACCCAAACCATAAATTAGATTTCTTGCGACCCCAGAGCCCGGTGCGACCCAAGAACAATAGTTAGCGACAGAGCCTGGTAGAGGAGGCGCTTTTGTGGTTTCACTTTTCATGATCTCCGCAAACGGTGCGCAGGCAGGGTGAGAGCTCTTCGCTAAATCTTGAAGGATGTAATTGGCATTCCCTTTGTGGGAACCGCGTTTATCTGTCCACCCAGCAATGTCTTTGACGGGAGCTGATGTGAGTTGCCCAATTCCCACTCCACCGACATAGCCTAGATAAAAGTTAAAGGCGGTTTCGTTATTAATCTTTTTAAGGATAAAGCGAGAATCAATAGCGCCATGCTGTTCAGACATACACTGGATGGCTTGATTGACGGCGAAATGAATAAAGTCCACTGACTTTTGATTCCAGCATGGAGCTGTTCGGCCACTGTTTGAAAAAGACTTCTTTGTGTTGCCTTGGCAGACATAACCAGTATTGCCGACGTCTCTTTGTAAAGAGGCTTCGATGCAATCTTTTTTAATCGCCTTTGTGCCTGCAACTAAGGTTTGAAGCTGTTCGATGGTTTCGCTGTTGCGTCCTAATGGATTGCTTGAAGGTGTGCATACAGAGCAACTTCCCGTCGTTGAGGGAGATGTTGTAGTCATAAAAGCGCGCATCAGGGGATCGTTGGCTTTTTCAATGGCAGTGTTAATATCTTGGTTTGCAGCTTTCTTAATGCCTGATTTGTCGTTGATACAGACATTGGCAAAAGCCATCGAACCACTTGAGATGATAATTGTTGTATATAATATGATGTGTTTCACGAGGGGCTTATCGGACCCCTGGCTGAAAGTTTAATGATATTCGAGGAAAATTTTGAATAATCTATTTCACAATATAGCTCTTCCACTTTGCTAAAAGCTGTGGACTGAGCTGCGTGTAGCAAACAGTTCCTTCTGAGGCAGATTCTCGTCTCAAAATGGGAGCTTCGCGACTTAGGTCAAAAATTTTAAATTCTTCAGATTTTGGAAAGAAAAGTTCCACATTTGTCTGCATTTCTGCCACGGTTTGCGCCATCATTTTCTTGAGCTGCTCAAGACCTTGTCCTGTCAGGGCGCTAACAAAAACTCTCGGGTGATGTTTCACTCGAAATTGTCGCTCTAACGGTGCGATATCGCATTTGTTGTAAACGTGGATGATCTTTTTCTGATCCCATTTAAATTCTTCAATTAAAGCTTCAACAACTTCAATTTGGCGATCCATATTAGGGCTTGAAAGATCGATCACATGAATTAAAACGTCAGCTTCAGAGGACTCTTCAAGAGTTGCTTTAAAGGCCTCAATGAGTTGAGTTGGAAGCTTGCGAATAAATCCCACGGTGTCTGTGACGACCGCAGGTGGGCCATCGGGTAGAAATATTTTTCGCGTCGTTGGATCTAAGGTGGCAAAGACCTGATTCTTCGCCATCACTTGTGCGCCCGTTAAGCGATTTAGAATAGAGCTTTTTCCAGAGTTTGTGTAACCAATCAAAGCAAAGGAAGGGATTTCGCTGCGACGGCGAGATTGTCTGTGTTGCGCGCGATTCTTACGAACTCCATCGAGTTTCTTACGAATGATGGCAACGCGTTCGCGGATGCGGCGGCGATCGTTTTCTAGGGCGGTTTCTCCCGGACCTCTGGTTCCGATTCCTCCACCTTGGCGCGAAAGTGATTCTAACCAAGCACCTACCATGCGTGGCATTTGATCGAGCAGTTGCGCAAGTTCTACTTGAAGTTTTCCTTCAAAGGTTTGTGCTCTCTGGGCAAAGATGTCGAGAATAAGTTGGTTTCTATCTAAAACTCTTACTTTAACAATCTGAGCTAAGTTCCTTTGTTGAACACCTGAAAGTTGATGGTCGACAACAACAAGATTGGCTTCGCTGTCGCGAACCATTTCGGCGACTTCTTCAACTTTACCAGAGCCTATAAGGGTCGAGGGATTCCATTTATCAAGGACTTGAGTGAGGGAGCCGACAACTTCTCCACCGGCGGCGCCGACGAGTTCTTCGAGTTCTAAAAGATTCTCTTTGATCTCAGAAAGAGGTTCGGTTTTCAAACCTACACCAATTACGATTGCTTTATCTTGCGCAGTCAGTTTTGTATCTTGAGACAAAAAGGCAACCCCTCCGTTACAGACTTAAGGTTAGCACGAAACTCTGAGGCGTCAACAATCTCTTAAAAAAGCTTTGCCAGTAAGCTGGCTGCGGGCATTTGAAAAGAACATCAAGGACTTTAAAGAAAAGAATCAAAAAAAAAGGCGAGAGGGAGACTCTCGCCTTTTTGAACTATTTGCGGGATTGCAGAACTTCTTTGATGAATTGAGCTTCAAGAGCTGTGAAAACGACAGAGTTGATGATGCCATCAATCGTTGTTGTTCTTTGTAGGACGTTTGCAGATCTGCGAACACCTTGTAAGAAAGGTCCGATAACTTCAGCCTTCCCAATTTGTTGAATCAGCTTATACGAAATATTTGCAGACTCAAGATTAGGGAAGATAAGAACGTTAGCCCCTTCAGTAAGGCCAGAGAATGGGAAAAGTCTTTCCATGATCTCAGGGTTTACCGCTGTATCGGCTTGCATATCGCCATCAACGATCATTCCAGGACGAAGAGACTTCATGATCTCTGCCGCTTTTTTCATCTTCTCAGGCGTGCCTGGGGCACCACTGAAGTTAGAGTAACTCAGCATTGCCGTGCGAGGCTCGATACCGAAATACTCAACGATGCGAGCCGCCTGTAGAGCGATATAAGCACATTGCTCAGAGCTTGGGTCGAAGTTCACAGTCGTATCAGAAAGAACGAGGAATTTGTCTTCAAGAAGAACGAAGTTCAAACCTGAAGGAACACCATTTTGGTAAACACCAATGATCTGTAAAATAGGGCGAACGGCGTCTGCGTAGTTCATGGAAGAACCAGTCACCATGCCGTCTGCTTCACCAAGGTGAACCATCATCGCCGCGAAGTAATTTGGATCAGCCATTAGGCGTTCAGCTTCGCGCAGGCTTACGCCTTTTCTCTGGCGAAGAGCATAGAGCTTTTCAACGTAAGAAAAATATTTTGGATAAGCCGTTGGATCAATAATCGGAACATCAAGAAGTGCCGGAAGATCAAGGGCTTTGATTTTTTCAGTCACTCTTTCAGGTGCACCCAAAAGAATTGGCTGACAGATTCTTTCTTCAACAAGTGTTGCAAGAGCTTTAAGAATCTTAGTGCTTGTGCCCTCAGGGAAAACGATCTTTGGAAGTTCGCCACCCATAGCTTCTGCATTTTGGTGTACGCGGTTGATAGCGTTGCGGATAAATACTTTAGAAGGACCTTGAAGGGCCTCTAGTTTATCTCTGTAAGACTCCCAATCTTCGATACCTTTTTGTGCCACACCTGAATCCATGGCAGCTTTTGCCACAGCAGGAGCTACCCAAAGTAGAACACGCGTATCGAAAGGTTTTGGAATTAAATATTCACGACCGAATTTAAAGCTCTTTCCGCCATAAGTCGCAGACACCTTCTCTGGAACGTCTTCGCGAGCAAGTTTTGCTAAAGCATGAACTGCTGCGAGTTTCATTTCTTCATTGATTTGAGTCGAGCGAGTATCTAAAGCTCCACGGAAAATAGACGGGAAGCCAAGGACGTTGTTGACCTGATTTGGATAGTCAGAGCGACCCGTAGCAATGATAGCATCGGGACGAGCAGCGCGAGCTTTATCAGGAGTGATCTCTGGTTCTGGATTTGCCATAGCAAAAATAATAGGATCTTTCGCCATATCTTTCAGCATCTCTGGAGTCAGTGCACCAGCGACGGAAAGGCCGACAAAGACGTCAGCATCGCGAAGAGCTTCACTCAGCGTGCGAAGCTCTGTGTCTGCAGCGAAGAACTCTTTGTATTTATTCATGCCGTTAGTGCGACCTTTGTAGATCACGCCTTGAGAGTCGCACATGATGATGTTTTCGCGACGAGCTCCAAGAGCAATAAAGATTTTTGCGCAAGAATTTGCTGAAGCTCCAGCACCGTTTACAACGATGCGAATTGAATCCATCTTGCGATTCGTGATGGCAACAGCATTTAAAAGAGCGGCACCAGAAACAATTGCAGTTCCATGCTGATCGTCATGGAAAACGGGAATGTTCATTTCGCGTTTCAAACGCTCTTCAATTTCAAAGCACTCAGGGGCTTTGATGTCTTCAAGGTTGATTCCACCAAAAGTTGGTTCAAGAACGCGAACGGCATTACAGAAAGCATCGACGTCCGTTGTATCTACTTCGATATCAAAGACATCAATTCCTGCAAATTGTTTAAAAAGAATCCCTTTGCCTTCCATCACTGGCTTACCAGCTGCAGCACCGATGTTTCCTAAACCTAGGACGGCAGTACCGTTGGAGATAACTCCGACAAGATTTCCTTTAGCTGTGTAGTCGTAAATTTTCGAAGGGTCTTTAGCGATTTCTTTACAAGGTGCTGCGACACCAGGAGAGTAAGCAAGAGAGAGATCTTTTTCAGTAGAGCATGGTTTTGAAGAGATAACTTCAATTTTTCCAGGCTTGCCCTGTTTGTGATAAAGAAGAGCTTCTTGATCAAAGTTGTTCGTTGCTTTGCTGTCTGTTTTTGTATCCAAGGATACTCCTTTTCTGAGCTGTAAAAGCCAAACCGTGAAGCCCAAGCCTTGCAGAGAAAATAAATCACTGATTTTAAGATTAAACTCAGTGAATAGGCCCATGGCGAAACAAGTGCTATTACTCTACAGAAAGCACATAGGAAGGGTCAATAAAGCAGACCTTTGTCGCAGAGGGATAAGTGCGAGAAATCTTAGTTTTTAGAGTAGATTCTCTAAGAATTCCTCGAATGCGGCTCCCAGTAAGAGAATCCCCAAAAAAAGCTTCATATCTGCACTGCGCAATGAGCTAGACCTCGGCGAATACGAGTTTGTTTGTATTTGGTGAACGCACTCAAAAGGCATAAGATTTTAAGGGTTTATATTAAAAGGAGTGTCCATGAAATCACCTCGTGACGTGGTTCTTGTAGAAGGATTAAGAACCCCATTTGCGAAATCAGGTTCGAATCTTAAGAAAGTTCATCCAGCCGAGTTAGGTAAGACAGCATTGAAAGAGTTGATCGCAAAGACCAACTTGGATGTGAATGAAGTTGATGAAGTGATCATCGGCAACACAGGCAATCCGCCAGACTCTGTGAATATTTCCCGCGTAGTGGCGTTGAACTCTGGCATTCCATTAAAGACTTCAGCATACACTGTTCATAGAAATTGTGCTTCTGCTTTAGAGTCTATTTCTAACGGTTTCGAAAAAATTAAATCCGGAACGATGGACGTTGTTTTGGCTGGTGGCACAGAGAGTATGTCGCAGATGCCAACTCTTCAACCTAAGAAGTTTCAAGATATTTACAATGCGCTTTTTGCTGCGAAAACTCCTCAGCAGGCAATGCCTCTTTTGTGGAAGCTTTTCAAAGCTGATATGAAGCAAATCAAAGCTCTTCTTCAAGGAAACATGAAGGATGAGTATTTCCCGCAGATTTCTGTGATGCTAGGTCTGACAGATCCATTTGTGGGAATCAACATGGGACAAACTGCAGAGATTCTTGCAAAAGAGTGGGGACTCACACGTCAAATGCAAGATGAGTTCGCGTTGCGTTCGCACTTGCGTGCTGGTGCAGCGATGAAGTCAGGTCGTATGGCAGAGGAAATCACTCCTGTGTATCTTGCTCCTGAATACAAAGAAGTCGTGACTCAAGATATTGGCCCTCGTGAAAATCAAACTATTGAAGCGTTGGCAAAATTAAAACCATTCTTTGATAAAGCAACAGGTTCGATCACGGCGGGGAACTCTTGCCCGATCACGGATGGAGCCGCGATGGTCTTGTTGATGTCTCGTGAGAAAGCAGAGGCACTTGGTTATAAGCCGCTGGCGACGATTCGTTCCTATGGCTTTGCAGGTTTAGAGCCTGAGCGTATGGGATTAGGGCCGGCTTATTCAACACCGTTGGCGTTGAAACGTGCGGGATTGAGCTTAAAAGACATGGGGCTTGTAGAGTTGAATGAAGCTTTTGCCGCGCAAGTAATGGCGTGCCAAAGAGCGATGGACTCTAAAGAATTTGCTCAAGAAAAATTAGGTCTTTCTGAAAAAGTAGGCGAGATCTCTGATGATATTTTGAATGTGAACGGTGGAGCCATTGCTTATGGTCACCCAGTTGGAGCAACGGGCACTCGTATTGTTTTAACTCTGGCAAAAGAGATGAAACGTCGCAATGTTCAGTACGGCTTAGCAACACTTTGTATCGGTGGCGGTCAGGGTGGTTCAATGATTTTGGAAAACGAAGGCTAGGAGAAGCAGATGTCTATTCAGGAAAGTATCATCATCAAACCTCAAGGGGACGTTGTAGTTGTTGAGTTTGATCTTGTTGGCGAAAAAGTTAATAAGTTTTCAACTCCGGTTATGATGCGACTTAAAGAAGTTCTAGAGGAACTAAAGGCTTCTAAATACAAAGCCGTCGTTTTCAAATCTAACAAGCCTAAGATTTTTATTGCAGGCGCTGATATTGAAGAAATCAAATCTATGACAACCAAAGAGCAGTTCGATACGGCTGTGAAGGGTGGTCAGGATATTATGAATCTAGTTGAAGACCTTCCAATGCCGACGATCGCTTCAATCAACGGAGCTTGTATGGGGGGCGGGTGTGAGTTTATTTTAGCATGCGACTATCGCATTGCTTCTGAGGACTCTTCAACTCGTATCGGTTTGCCAGAGACACAGCTAGGAATTTTGCCAGGGTTTGGTGGAACGCAGAGACTTCCGCGCGTGGTTGGTTTGCAAGCAAGTTTAGATATTATTCTTGCTGGTAAATCTGTGAACGCTAAAAAAGCTCAAAAGATGGGTCTTGTAGATAAGGTTGTACATCCGAATCTTTTAGAAGATCAGACAATGAAGTGGGCGCAAGAGATTGTTGCGGGCGGTTCTAAAAAACGCCGTAAAACTTTTGAAGCCAAAGGTGCAATGAATAAAGTTCTTGAGGGAGCTTTAGGTCGCGGCATCGTTTTTAAGAAAGCGCAAGAAGGCGTGATGAAGGCGACAAAAGGTCATTACCCAGCGCCTCTTAAAGCTCTTGAAGTGATTAAGAAAACATACGGTTCAAGCAATCGTGAAAACGGAATGCGCATTGAACGTGAAGGATTCTGTGAGTTAGGAATTACAGAAATTTCTAAGAACCTTATCCATGTGTTCTATTTAACAGAGATGGTTAAAAAGCAAAATGGTGTTCCGGGAGTTGAAGTAAAACCAAAAACTGTGAAGTCCATGGGGATTTTAGGCGCCGGAACAATGGGTGGCGGTATTGCATACGTGGCAGCTGATAAAGGTGTTCACGTACGTATGAAGGATTTAAACCCAGATGCTCTTGGCAAAGGTTTAAAGCACGCTTCAGATCTTTGGGCGAAGCTATTAAAGCGTCGCTCTATTGATAAATATCAATTTCAACAGAAAATGGATTTAGTCTCTGTCACAACGGATTATTCAGGT carries:
- a CDS encoding poly A polymerase (COG0617 tRNA nucleotidyltransferase/poly(A) polymerase), with translation MNIEKILSTHPQWEAVQKIYHRLNAEGYKAFLAGGCVRDALLGVPARDLDIATDAEPAVVESLFSKTVGVGKIFGVIRVLDYGSDIEVATFRTDGKYLDGRRPEGVHFSSPKEDAQRRDFTVNALFYDFASQQVIDYVDGQKDLQLKILKTVGRPEDRFKEDHLRILRAVRFVAQLDFSLEAETSKAVRGMASAVTTVSSERISEELVKLLSSQHVKKGLEALQEHELMRVLFPFRQGDVSWQAPKGALNSYELLTLFFEPCPRSELSERLKSLKLSVKAMRFIENSLKVLKDPTEFFAMTQGRQLEKLSVEGVSFALRCLRDRQRESFYKQAEFLLKTFKQWNSELPARWVNGEDLRSAVQGPLLGEALQDVYERQLEGRFQNPQDALKWVREKYVKGVSS
- a CDS encoding hypothetical protein (COG1714 Predicted membrane protein/domain), producing the protein MIQTPKSSTRLNAFIIDSILRWIMVLPFLRPLWGVLEEEEISISLWYVIFIALFWLIYDFVFLALFQATPGKILMSLRVDSKEGKELTWQQAFLRVFATRMTFFLGIGLYATALFSKERRHLFDWFAETKVITEKPVQEEFRKHWVFGTLVILFYLSDGLFYSAALMSNIDWKNFILTF
- a CDS encoding hypothetical protein (COG2206 HD-GYP domain) gives rise to the protein MSNTHNNPSVDVLVGSPETSFLDTVAGILDGFYPYKLHHASAIDQVLEAEYTPKLAILDGRKGNTIANEWTQSTKMTFPDCKVIVLHTSEMGIDFKLIKKNGADEVMHLHFDREFLSDMVLDLAPVDISGDHIPITALMPVDLRDMEPEMDINFDIYVHLPANRKTVLLRRAGDRVEQKHIDKFKSLSQQMYIKKTQRKEFFEYARTVMSFRNSSIPVSMTEKFHRSKKTIYHFMSRFLNGGTTDFTEGREILESCKNIIQDLDLLKENSATEAFQEIFRYSGNTRTLYHDCICMAAYGAFFAQVLGWPLEKREDAAIAGLLHNIGLSQLPSSVFTEPELTPEDDMQFRLYPDRSVNMIKTKKVPISAAVADAIAQHREKSNGKGFPRFLTNDGISDLGKLLIYSFSFLQLTSLDDDIKGKTPMDAIETLKDDVISGKNETDLLISTGIAKKAASLSL
- a CDS encoding putative chemotaxis protein CheX (COG1406 Predicted inhibitor of MCP methylation, homolog of CheC), translating into MGAPKIEPLNPLFDKKLITAFVEGVTTTLKTMAQTDAQPGKPFIEREFKCKGEIAGMVGMVAPPLKGTLVISYGRDSIFHILENMLGEKYTEINHEVSDAVGEMTNMIYGCAKTSLNQLGYKFEMAIPTVISGDFKITQADKGATLVIPFNLPNNATFYVEISVQ
- a CDS encoding chemotaxis protein CheY (COG0784 FOG: CheY-like receiver) — its product is MFPKEARFLVVDDFATMRKIIKKVLNELGYSNIDEADDGKTALPLIQSAHDAGQPYSFVISDWNMPGMQGIDLLKACKADPRFKSTPFMLVTAESEQKHILEAAKAGVSDYVVKPFNSATLKAKMERVWAKHNPQATAKAS
- a CDS encoding LuxR family transcriptional regulator (COG2197 Response regulator containing a CheY-like receiver domain and an HTH DNA-binding domain): MLRDVLIQKGLSNREAEVAELVSKGLSNKEVANQLFVTEKTVKFHLTNIYKKMNVKSRAQLIVWCLPHLGFVETEVRAESNNQNAASASAYNNNNTTQTIPAGSATVAGTTTLPGGGMNRNGNSDIGMGGI
- a CDS encoding Acyl-CoA thioester hydrolase (COG1607 Acyl-CoA hydrolase) — protein: MQAKPVSASQVTMTQLVLPSHTNAMGSVFGGTIMSWIDIAAAIAAQRHSNKEVVTASIDKLDFVAPVYIGWVVNLKASVNFTSRTSMEVGIRVEAENPKTGEMFHTASAYTTFVALGSNGKPTQIPELELESEVDRRRFEAAKVRRQVRLEQKKSPK
- a CDS encoding GTP-binding protein HflX (COG2262 GTPases), which codes for MSQDTKLTAQDKAIVIGVGLKTEPLSEIKENLLELEELVGAAGGEVVGSLTQVLDKWNPSTLIGSGKVEEVAEMVRDSEANLVVVDHQLSGVQQRNLAQIVKVRVLDRNQLILDIFAQRAQTFEGKLQVELAQLLDQMPRMVGAWLESLSRQGGGIGTRGPGETALENDRRRIRERVAIIRKKLDGVRKNRAQHRQSRRRSEIPSFALIGYTNSGKSSILNRLTGAQVMAKNQVFATLDPTTRKIFLPDGPPAVVTDTVGFIRKLPTQLIEAFKATLEESSEADVLIHVIDLSSPNMDRQIEVVEALIEEFKWDQKKIIHVYNKCDIAPLERQFRVKHHPRVFVSALTGQGLEQLKKMMAQTVAEMQTNVELFFPKSEEFKIFDLSREAPILRRESASEGTVCYTQLSPQLLAKWKSYIVK